A genomic region of Candidatus Dormiibacterota bacterium contains the following coding sequences:
- a CDS encoding PIG-L family deacetylase, with protein MAPGLLAVHAHADDETITMGGTLAHYASRGVRTANVCCTDGRLATIVDPTMVEEEVRPRLGEVRHAELQAALDILGVGELHWLGYHDSGMEGADSNRDPDTFWMTPLDTVVRRLVGVIREFRPDVVVTYDAFGAYGHPDHVQAHRATVLAVEAAGHPRVYPEVGTPWQVSKLYYTAFARSTVVRIIELARRAGMESPFGENPENVEFGTPDELITARIECGEFQGVKRRALVAHRSQISAEFPLMRMPEEVLREHFPTEHFTLALSRVPVHPPEDDLFAGIAG; from the coding sequence ATGGCTCCCGGCCTGCTCGCCGTCCACGCCCACGCCGATGACGAGACCATCACCATGGGCGGCACCCTCGCCCATTACGCCTCCCGCGGGGTGCGGACCGCCAACGTCTGCTGCACCGACGGACGGCTGGCGACGATCGTCGATCCCACGATGGTCGAGGAGGAGGTGCGGCCGCGCCTGGGCGAGGTGCGCCACGCCGAGCTGCAGGCGGCCCTCGACATCCTCGGCGTCGGCGAGCTGCACTGGCTCGGCTACCACGACTCCGGGATGGAGGGGGCGGACAGCAACCGGGACCCCGACACCTTCTGGATGACCCCGCTCGACACCGTCGTGCGGCGGCTGGTGGGGGTCATTCGCGAGTTCCGCCCCGACGTGGTGGTGACCTATGACGCGTTCGGCGCCTACGGCCATCCCGACCATGTCCAGGCCCACCGGGCCACCGTGCTGGCGGTCGAGGCCGCCGGGCACCCACGGGTCTATCCCGAGGTGGGCACGCCCTGGCAGGTCTCCAAGCTGTACTACACCGCCTTCGCCCGCTCCACGGTGGTGAGGATCATCGAGCTGGCCAGGCGGGCGGGCATGGAGAGCCCCTTCGGCGAGAATCCGGAGAACGTCGAGTTCGGCACCCCCGACGAGCTGATCACCGCCCGGATCGAGTGCGGCGAGTTCCAGGGGGTCAAGCGCCGGGCGCTGGTCGCCCACCGCAGCCAGATCAGCGCCGAGTTCCCACTGATGCGGATGCCCGAGGAGGTGCTGCGCGAGCACTTCCCCACCGAGCACTTCACCCTGGCGCTCTCCCGGGTGCCGGTGCACCCCCCCGAGGACGACCTCTTCGCCGGCATCGCCGGGTAG
- a CDS encoding peptidoglycan DD-metalloendopeptidase family protein — protein sequence MAIPIALMLMALGVPEVSARTAPPRPRATPTAAPTPSDPLAQQLQDAMRRRSSIDATKKKLNAGVQAAQDQQQSLASLVTANRKTIAETITQIGASEQAYHDATVREGRERVRQAEFERQAVADRALLSAFVRSRYVHSESFLEYLVNSGSFGELLSRAAILSHLTDRGTELVRKVREDLGAAVAAAAAAAADADAARQAAARLADQQRQLTAQVAKEQALIASLGSGINAANAEIAAADAQDAALAQSIAELRIQEIDRAILAAEQAAWDEGEYYYKHHLFVGTAPPPPPGQARFIWPVPGSEISQYWGPCGYPFEPPYFGYPHFHTGIDLATPFGRPVYAAADGVVVAASRSSEGYGDHVIIAHDAHTFTLYGHLQTFGVHPGDQVKQGQLIGLVGSSGNSTGPHTHFEVRVDRTPTDPAPYLPPLPQGAKGPPAQ from the coding sequence ATGGCGATCCCGATCGCGCTGATGCTCATGGCGCTGGGGGTGCCGGAGGTGTCGGCGCGCACCGCGCCGCCCCGGCCCCGGGCCACGCCCACCGCGGCGCCGACGCCGTCCGACCCGCTGGCGCAGCAGCTCCAGGACGCGATGCGGCGCCGGTCGTCGATCGATGCCACCAAGAAGAAGCTCAACGCCGGGGTGCAGGCCGCCCAGGACCAGCAGCAGAGCCTGGCCTCGCTGGTGACGGCGAACCGCAAGACGATCGCCGAGACGATCACCCAGATCGGCGCCTCCGAGCAGGCCTACCACGACGCCACCGTCCGCGAGGGCCGGGAACGGGTGCGTCAGGCGGAGTTCGAGCGGCAGGCCGTTGCCGACCGGGCGCTGCTCTCCGCCTTCGTGCGCAGCCGGTACGTGCACTCCGAGAGCTTCCTCGAGTACCTGGTGAACAGCGGGTCGTTCGGCGAGCTGCTCTCCCGGGCCGCCATCCTCAGCCACCTCACCGACCGTGGCACCGAGCTGGTGCGCAAGGTGCGCGAGGACCTCGGCGCCGCCGTGGCCGCGGCGGCGGCCGCGGCCGCCGACGCCGACGCCGCCCGGCAGGCCGCCGCCCGGCTGGCCGACCAGCAGCGCCAGCTCACCGCGCAGGTGGCCAAGGAGCAGGCGCTGATCGCCAGCCTGGGGAGCGGCATCAACGCCGCCAACGCCGAGATCGCCGCCGCCGACGCCCAGGACGCCGCCCTCGCCCAGTCGATCGCCGAGCTCCGTATCCAGGAGATCGACCGTGCCATCCTCGCCGCCGAGCAGGCCGCCTGGGACGAGGGCGAGTACTACTACAAGCACCACCTCTTCGTGGGCACGGCGCCCCCGCCGCCGCCCGGACAGGCGCGCTTCATCTGGCCGGTGCCGGGCTCGGAGATCAGCCAGTACTGGGGACCGTGCGGCTATCCCTTCGAGCCGCCGTACTTCGGATACCCCCACTTCCACACCGGCATCGACCTGGCCACCCCCTTCGGGCGTCCGGTCTACGCCGCCGCGGACGGCGTGGTGGTGGCCGCGTCGCGGAGCTCGGAGGGCTACGGCGACCACGTGATCATCGCCCACGACGCCCACACCTTCACCCTGTACGGGCACCTGCAGACCTTCGGCGTCCACCCCGGTGACCAGGTGAAGCAGGGGCAGCTGATCGGGCTGGTCGGCTCCTCCGGCAACTCCACCGGGCCGCACACCCACTTCGAGGTGCGCGTCGACCGCACCCCCACCGACCCCGCGCCCTACCTTCCGCCGCTGCCCCAGGGGGCCAAGGGCCCGCCGGCTCAATAG
- a CDS encoding electron transfer flavoprotein subunit alpha/FixB family protein, protein MALNRVWVFAEVLDGQPITPALELLTRARALGGTVEAVCLSPEAGSAAAALGDHGATTVYAGTDPGYTDLLLGGPGADALAALAGEHSPDLILFPTTYTSRDVAGRLAAKLDVPVISNGLDVSVDGGISVESSIFGASQNVSTRFEGKGPALVLIRPKSFAAEPSGGGAPTIVPVEVPIADRHRSARVVERVVDKATGPKLEEAPIVISGGRGLGDPKNFALLEEFASLVGGAVGASRAVVDAGWVPYAMQVGQTGKTVKPTVYIACGISGAMQHTVGMKGAKNIVAINKDAEAPIFKLADLGIVGDALKVIGQVIEELKARPG, encoded by the coding sequence ATGGCACTGAACCGGGTCTGGGTCTTCGCCGAGGTCCTCGACGGACAGCCGATCACGCCCGCCCTCGAGCTGCTCACCCGGGCCCGCGCCCTGGGTGGCACCGTCGAGGCGGTGTGCCTCAGCCCCGAGGCCGGGTCGGCCGCGGCCGCGCTGGGCGACCACGGCGCCACCACCGTGTACGCGGGCACCGATCCCGGCTACACCGACCTGCTCCTCGGCGGGCCCGGCGCCGACGCCCTGGCCGCGCTGGCGGGCGAGCACTCGCCCGACCTCATCCTCTTCCCGACCACGTACACCAGCCGCGACGTGGCCGGCCGGCTCGCCGCCAAGCTCGACGTGCCGGTGATCTCCAACGGCCTGGACGTCAGCGTCGACGGCGGCATCAGCGTCGAGAGCTCGATCTTCGGTGCCAGCCAGAACGTCAGCACCCGGTTCGAGGGGAAGGGGCCCGCGCTCGTGCTGATCCGGCCCAAGTCGTTCGCAGCCGAGCCCTCCGGTGGCGGCGCCCCCACGATCGTCCCCGTCGAGGTGCCCATCGCCGACCGGCACCGGTCGGCGAGGGTGGTCGAGCGGGTGGTCGACAAGGCCACCGGCCCCAAGCTCGAGGAGGCGCCGATCGTCATCAGCGGCGGCCGCGGGCTCGGCGACCCCAAGAACTTCGCTCTGCTCGAGGAGTTCGCCTCCCTGGTGGGCGGGGCGGTCGGCGCCAGCCGCGCCGTGGTCGACGCGGGCTGGGTGCCCTACGCGATGCAGGTCGGCCAGACCGGCAAGACCGTGAAGCCCACCGTCTACATCGCCTGCGGCATCAGCGGGGCGATGCAGCACACCGTGGGGATGAAGGGGGCCAAGAACATCGTCGCGATCAACAAGGACGCCGAGGCCCCGATCTTCAAGCTCGCCGATCTGGGGATCGTCGGCGACGCCCTCAAGGTCATCGGCCAGGTCATCGAGGAGCTCAAGGCCCGCCCGGGCTGA
- a CDS encoding peptidylprolyl isomerase, translating to MQKKQYSAPAQVIDPSVKYEATIATDRGDIVLSLDAARAPKSVNNFVFLARDGFYDGLSFHRVVDDFVIQGGCPEGTGRGGPGYRFEDEPVQGEYIPGALAMANAGPNTNGSQFFICTVDDRHKLGKSYNLFGQVVKGMEVVGSIRQGDVMRSVTIREA from the coding sequence ATGCAGAAGAAGCAGTACTCCGCGCCGGCCCAGGTGATCGACCCGTCGGTCAAGTATGAGGCAACGATAGCAACCGACAGGGGCGACATCGTGCTCTCCCTGGACGCTGCGCGCGCACCCAAATCCGTCAACAACTTCGTCTTCCTCGCCCGCGACGGCTTCTACGACGGGCTCAGCTTCCACCGGGTGGTCGATGATTTCGTCATCCAGGGCGGATGCCCCGAGGGAACCGGACGCGGCGGTCCCGGCTATCGCTTCGAGGATGAGCCGGTGCAGGGCGAGTACATCCCCGGTGCGCTGGCAATGGCCAACGCCGGCCCCAACACCAACGGCTCGCAGTTCTTCATCTGCACCGTGGACGACCGGCACAAGCTGGGCAAGTCCTACAACCTCTTCGGCCAGGTGGTGAAGGGGATGGAGGTGGTCGGCAGCATCCGCCAGGGCGACGTGATGCGCTCGGTGACGATCCGAGAGGCGTAG
- a CDS encoding electron transfer flavoprotein subunit beta/FixA family protein: MNVVVCVKQVPDPNSVGQLDPTTHNLRRDGVEVVLDPGDEFGIEAGLQLAEANGGQVTVVSMAPEKGLDAIRKALAMGAAKGVLVSDPSLAGADALTTARVLAAAIAREGFDLVITATESTDGYTGVVPQALAEYLGVPAVTFAKTVECDGTSLKVRRQTEAGYDNVEASLPAVVSVTAGVNEPRYPSLKGIMAAKSKPVDRLTVADLGLDGLAPGQAIVSVQAAEQRKAGEVVEDDGTAAHRVVEFLAAKKVI; the protein is encoded by the coding sequence ATGAACGTCGTCGTCTGTGTCAAGCAGGTCCCCGATCCCAACTCGGTGGGCCAGCTCGACCCCACCACCCACAACCTCAGGCGCGACGGTGTCGAGGTGGTCCTCGATCCGGGCGACGAGTTCGGGATCGAGGCGGGGCTCCAGCTTGCCGAGGCCAATGGCGGCCAGGTCACGGTGGTGTCGATGGCGCCCGAGAAGGGGCTCGACGCGATCCGCAAGGCGCTCGCCATGGGTGCCGCGAAGGGGGTGCTGGTCAGCGACCCGTCGCTCGCCGGGGCCGACGCGCTGACCACCGCCAGGGTGCTCGCCGCGGCGATCGCGCGCGAGGGCTTCGACCTGGTGATCACGGCCACGGAGTCGACCGACGGCTACACCGGGGTGGTCCCGCAGGCGCTGGCCGAGTACCTCGGCGTCCCCGCGGTGACCTTCGCCAAGACGGTGGAGTGCGATGGCACCTCCCTGAAGGTGCGCCGCCAGACCGAGGCCGGATACGACAACGTCGAGGCGAGCCTGCCCGCGGTGGTCAGCGTCACCGCCGGAGTCAACGAGCCCCGCTACCCCTCGCTCAAGGGGATCATGGCCGCCAAGTCGAAGCCGGTCGACCGCCTCACCGTCGCCGACCTGGGCCTCGACGGGCTGGCGCCGGGACAGGCGATCGTCTCCGTCCAGGCCGCCGAGCAGCGCAAGGCGGGGGAGGTCGTGGAGGACGACGGCACCGCCGCCCACCGCGTCGTCGAGTTCCTCGCCGCCAAGAAGGTGATCTGA
- a CDS encoding FadR/GntR family transcriptional regulator, protein MPRGLSEPPIPDWLKVAPGDDPDGGVGAAEAASDTPIATTSAYEQVALRLRQRIRLGLLPAGERLPPERVLAEQLGVSRVTLRDALGILQGEGLIERRRGAGGGAVILGQRRSAVEMRAELQRQTGAFDRILELRMVIEPGAARLAAERRTDDDLRRLQLSIDGLERAALRGREGVGEFHRADSIFHLTIAAASRNPYLYEAVERARSRLFTPMAAVEKQELQQDSVSEHRAVLEAITDGDGARAAATMEHHLREAQLALHRLVAPEAAAS, encoded by the coding sequence GTGCCCCGGGGACTGTCCGAACCGCCCATCCCGGACTGGCTGAAGGTCGCGCCCGGTGACGACCCCGACGGCGGGGTGGGGGCGGCCGAGGCGGCGAGCGACACCCCCATCGCCACCACCTCCGCGTACGAGCAGGTGGCTTTGCGGCTGCGCCAGCGGATCCGCCTGGGCCTGCTCCCCGCCGGCGAGCGGCTGCCCCCGGAGCGGGTCCTCGCCGAGCAGCTCGGGGTCTCGCGGGTCACCCTCCGCGACGCCCTCGGCATCCTCCAGGGCGAGGGGCTGATCGAGCGCAGGCGGGGCGCCGGTGGCGGCGCGGTGATCCTCGGGCAGCGGCGATCCGCGGTCGAGATGAGGGCCGAGCTGCAGCGGCAGACCGGCGCCTTCGACCGCATCCTCGAGCTGCGGATGGTGATCGAGCCCGGCGCCGCGCGGCTCGCCGCCGAGCGCCGCACCGACGACGACCTGCGCCGCCTCCAGCTGTCGATCGACGGGCTCGAACGCGCCGCGCTGCGGGGGCGGGAGGGGGTCGGCGAGTTCCACCGCGCCGACTCGATCTTCCACCTGACCATCGCCGCGGCGTCGCGCAACCCCTATCTCTACGAGGCGGTGGAGCGGGCCCGCAGCCGGCTCTTCACCCCGATGGCGGCGGTGGAGAAGCAGGAGCTGCAGCAGGACTCGGTCTCCGAGCACCGCGCCGTCCTCGAGGCCATCACCGACGGCGACGGCGCCCGGGCGGCGGCCACGATGGAGCACCATCTCCGCGAGGCCCAGCTCGCCCTCCACCGGCTGGTGGCGCCGGAGGCGGCGGCGAGCTAG